In a genomic window of uncultured Flavobacterium sp.:
- a CDS encoding amino acid adenylation domain-containing protein has translation MEELLLKLKELEINLKVVDENLKIIVPKSFDNPIIIEELRANKDDLISYLNKRKDLNLIESKIPKASKKESYPLTPAQFKIFLLNQLNKTSLAYNQTGVLKVTGELDVEKLKNVFESLIKRHECFRMRFSLDSDNKPIQTVLTNVPFEIYHVNNTETDIKSAIHEFIRPFDLSNPPLIRVGLMEVSQDTRYILIDMHHIASDGVSLQILMREFTKLYEGKYLIPLQTQFSDYAEWFLSDSHQASVLSQKNFWAQQFEEKHNVLELPYDFPRPKERTFKGSVAKFSVSNEEKHKLNEIVRKNDITFFTLLLGVYAIVLSKLSGKSNLVIGTLVAGRKHHELEDIIGMFANTLALPISIESNLSFKGYAQLLHQKVLSYLDNDDYPYEELINDLRLERDPGRNPLFDCVFVLQNIKQESFKIKTADIEEYPIESTTSKFDLTLGAKEDESGLNFELEYSTDLFKTTTIERFISYYKNVLKQIAQNPEMLLAELSLLSQTEKNTTLEINNNLLDVSYPQSATIIDLFESQVEKHPNSVAVVYEGDKLTYAELNNLSNILAQDLRSQGIGRNDIVGLLVDKNLYTVVGMLGILKSGGCYLPLDPGYPEARIHYMLEDSKTGIVITDQEHEGLLGESAVKKILLEKVIDKDIEVANIVQMNRPEDLCYIIYTSGTTGNPKGVMVEHGNIVRLFFNDAFQFNFSEKDVWTMFHSHCFDFSVWEMYGALFYGGKVVIIPSFVAMDPSRYLQVLKNHKVTVLNQTPTAFNNLMDECSRKDIYLNDLRYVIFGGEALVPFKLKAWKEQYPDVKLVNMYGITEVTVHATYKEIELEDIEGNISNIGKPIPTTSLYVLDENRELVPQGVSGEIYVGGAGISRGYLNKEELTNSKFLDNPYRKGERFYRSGDLGRLLENGDLEYLGRIDSQVQLKGFRIELKEIEHNLRQHESIQDCVVIKRDSEEGHAYLCAYYTGEEVLEVAALRAHLGKHLPKYMIPSYFVKMEEFPVTSNNKIAIAKLPSIDKESLGETYKAPTTEEESKMAEVWAEVLKVPKVGIQDNYFSLGGDSLKAIGLISNINIKLNTSLTIADLYSFQTIEELAQKITVSPKDGLSSLIYEEAQEEVRLFGEAYRKEGKFLDSYEGVYPMNGVEKGMVFHSLKSKPTNVHEIVYHEQNIYDYPISNFDFELFKHAVGLMIDKHTTLRKVYDLENFAHIILKKTEPEVNFIDISNLDRKEQEAFIKNKLLEEKMRMTNLSFSLLWRINIIKVQDDYQYLLLDFHHSFFDGWSLTGFVTELSSTYSMLLEDRNYIPKPLQSTYKDQIIGELAAAKDQNSISYWQEELDGYSRFELPVKHSEHKFRSEWFNFGKDFRDQLEQLALTYNTSFKHLCFAAYIYTMNMLSYKDDVTLGIVTNNRPLTSDGDKLLGCFLNTIPFRAKIPAGLTWGGYINYIEDKLRKLKYHERVPFHKILEITKEPANEHNPVFDISFNYIDFRLYAEIQKTDQIVRPNEFKASNFYMNNNTSIDFHIYADNSDFRLALTHSTAVFSKEEVQKLSGYFKSILDQFLTGTEDLLQKETILQESDKEINNSINNLLDVSYPQSSTIIDLFESQVEKHPNSVAVVYEGDKLTYAELNNLSNILAQDLRSQGIGRNDIVGLLVDKNVYTVVGMLGILKSGGCYLPLDPGYPEARIHYMLEDSKTAIVITDQEHEGLLGESAVKKILLEKVIDKDIQVANIVQMNRPEDLCYIIYTSGTTGNPKGVMVEHGNIVRLFFNDAFQFNFSEKDVWTMFHSHCFDFSVWEMYGALFYGGKVVIIPSFVAMDPSRYLQVLKNHKVTVLNQTPTAFNNLMDECSRKDIYLNDLRYVIFGGEALVPFKLKSWKEQYPDVKLVNMYGITEVTVHATYKEIELEDIEGNISNIGKPIPTTSLYVLDENRELVPQGVSGEIYVGGAGITRGYLNKEELTNSKFLDNPYRKGERFYRSGDLGRLLENGDLEYLGRIDSQVQLKGFRIELKEIEHNLRQHESIQDCVVIKRDSEEGHAYLCAYYTGEEVLEVAALRAHLGKHLPKYMIPSYFVKMEEFPVTSNNKIAIAKLPSIDKESLGETYKAPTTEEESKMAEVWAEVLKVPKVGIQDNYFSLGGDSLKAIGLISNINIKLNTSLTIADLYSFQTIEELAQKITVTPKDGLSNLIYEEAQEEVRLFGEAYRKEGKFLDSYEVVYPMNGVEKGMVFEYLKSKSNDIHEIIYHEQNMYDYPVSNFDFELFKHALGLMIDKHTTLRKVYDLENFAHIILKKAEPEVNFIDISNLDRKEQEAFIKNKLLEEKRRITDLSFSLLWRINIIKVRDDYQYLLLDFHHSLFDGWSLSSFLTEFLNMYSTLVKDRNYIPKPLQSTYKDQITGELAAAKDQNSISYWQDELEGYSRFELPSTEAEHVFISDVFELGNDFRDELEQLAVVYNTSFKHLCFAAYIYTMNMLTYKDDVTLGIVTNNRPLTPDGDRLLGCFLNTIPFRAKIPAGLTWGAYITYIEDKLRKLKYHERVPFHKILEITKEPSGQHNPVFDVAFNYLDFQIFKEWEAYDASIVLEEDSLSEFYLNEHFPFGFHIEAHDLRQEHGGVYNKSFRLLLRYSTAVFSKEDVKKLANYFKLILDQFLYSQTALMRKETILSKADNEDRELLKEFNSTAVEYEDNLTVLDLFNKQVQSNPENIAVHFDGKKLTYAELDSISNQLSHVLIKKGVTTETLVPICVDRSFEMIIGILGILKAGGAYVPIDPAYPKNRIDYIIEDTKPIVVLTESKYQHLFSDTQHLNIDDKSIYDEASESSLNLNIPVTSLAYVIYTSGTTGNPKGVMNQHDGIYNRLLWMRDYLEVTEADNILQKTTFCFDVSVWELLLPLISGARLVFAIPEGHKNSNYLQEVISEEKITIMHFVPSALSVFLLAFENFGSTNLRAVICSGEELKLAAVKDFRRKFNGVKLHNLYGPTEAAIDVTAIDLTANEEGIVTIGKPIANTQIYIVDNNNIQPIGVLGELLIGGVQTSRGYLNKPELTSEKFIVNPFDSEDKYKLYKTGDLARWLPNGTIEYKGRNDHQVKIRGHRIELGEIENALLNHPQIKNAVVDYRSRNEENYLIGYFVTDSDELDIQELKSYLRIHVPEYMIPFYFTKLDKLPITASGKIDRKSLPDPETKLDRVIEMPRNEEEAKMLGIWAEALGVDASKISVTDNFFDVGGHSLNAMKLNLLIRKTFSKDFNLKDVFNYATIRLMTQQVSDKENIKKDSVDLFKFDFNQLDNLEESTVYDATFEQTKEFIRFRIKGDLAFNVVTVLSVNHMDNEIMINAISKLIDRHEILRTTLFFENGQVKQRIHPEIDINEIVENVVVLEGESIDEVQKREMTKAFDRRFNFEKEPSISIKILNFPGEIQEVIITMHHVIADKTTMKVMKSELNQIYNNLKLNTHRELMPPKIQFKDYAILVNKLRKETELLTENFYEEKIMRSLSLNGTPYSEVIKDSNNSYKTTLKNDIQKCLELQNREDEHFTEAYGHIYDILEKEDGAQYLFVIDNEKLEKLEKIRNNFGTSYFLLIVSFYSIAIGKMKSKKSTGILLSITNRVVEEFEDVIGYLASDMLAVIDVESDLSIGKLVNSVSDTINETSNYRFYNYEKILSKLDLNLGVVAPVFLNYARIDDSSPAESKSKHLMRENNKSYFDVNCTMQHYDDSILIYVNYKLMYLDNNQMEELWEKFSSIIDLIEENPKMTVLELMEKI, from the coding sequence TCCAAAAAGTTTCGATAATCCTATTATTATTGAAGAACTAAGAGCAAATAAAGATGATTTAATAAGTTATTTAAACAAAAGAAAAGATCTTAATTTAATAGAAAGTAAAATACCAAAAGCGTCTAAAAAAGAATCGTATCCATTAACACCGGCTCAATTTAAAATATTTCTTCTTAACCAGTTAAACAAAACATCTTTAGCATATAACCAAACCGGAGTATTAAAGGTTACCGGAGAATTAGATGTTGAAAAACTTAAAAATGTTTTTGAGTCGTTAATCAAACGACATGAATGCTTTCGTATGCGTTTTAGTTTAGATTCAGATAATAAACCTATACAAACGGTTTTAACAAATGTTCCCTTTGAAATATATCATGTAAATAATACAGAAACGGATATTAAATCTGCTATTCATGAATTTATCAGACCATTTGATTTAAGTAATCCACCTTTAATTAGAGTAGGATTGATGGAGGTTTCACAAGATACTCGCTATATCTTGATAGATATGCATCATATAGCATCAGATGGAGTTTCTCTACAGATTCTAATGAGAGAATTCACTAAATTATATGAAGGTAAATATTTAATTCCTTTGCAAACACAGTTCAGCGATTATGCAGAATGGTTTTTAAGCGATTCACACCAAGCTTCGGTATTAAGCCAAAAAAACTTTTGGGCGCAACAATTCGAAGAAAAACATAATGTATTAGAACTTCCTTATGATTTTCCAAGACCAAAAGAAAGAACATTTAAAGGAAGTGTTGCAAAATTTAGCGTCTCTAATGAAGAAAAACATAAACTAAATGAAATCGTTAGAAAAAATGATATTACATTTTTCACACTCTTATTAGGAGTTTATGCTATAGTTCTATCAAAACTTAGCGGAAAGTCCAATTTGGTTATTGGTACATTGGTTGCAGGAAGAAAGCATCATGAATTAGAAGATATTATAGGGATGTTTGCCAATACGTTAGCATTACCAATAAGTATAGAAAGTAATTTGAGCTTTAAGGGATATGCGCAATTACTACATCAAAAAGTACTTAGTTATCTTGATAATGATGACTATCCTTATGAAGAGCTGATAAATGATTTACGTTTAGAACGCGATCCAGGTAGAAATCCTTTATTCGATTGCGTATTTGTATTACAAAATATTAAGCAGGAATCTTTTAAAATAAAAACTGCAGACATTGAGGAATATCCTATCGAATCGACAACTTCTAAATTTGACCTTACATTAGGAGCTAAAGAAGATGAATCCGGGCTGAATTTTGAATTAGAATATTCTACTGATCTTTTCAAAACAACAACAATTGAAAGGTTCATTAGTTACTACAAAAATGTATTGAAGCAGATAGCTCAAAATCCGGAAATGCTTTTGGCAGAACTATCGTTGCTTTCACAAACAGAAAAGAATACTACATTAGAAATAAATAATAATCTTCTTGATGTTTCTTATCCACAATCTGCCACTATAATTGATTTATTTGAGTCACAAGTAGAAAAACATCCTAATTCTGTGGCTGTTGTATATGAAGGCGATAAGCTCACATATGCTGAATTAAATAATTTGTCCAATATTTTGGCACAGGATTTACGTTCACAAGGTATTGGCCGCAACGACATTGTAGGTTTATTGGTAGACAAGAATCTGTATACCGTTGTTGGAATGTTAGGGATTTTAAAATCCGGAGGCTGTTATTTGCCTTTAGATCCGGGTTATCCAGAGGCAAGAATACATTATATGCTGGAAGACAGCAAAACCGGCATTGTGATTACAGATCAGGAACATGAAGGATTGTTGGGAGAATCAGCAGTTAAGAAAATTTTATTAGAAAAAGTTATAGATAAAGATATTGAAGTAGCCAATATTGTGCAAATGAACCGTCCGGAAGATTTGTGTTATATTATCTATACTTCTGGAACTACTGGTAACCCTAAGGGAGTTATGGTAGAACATGGTAATATTGTACGTCTTTTTTTCAACGATGCGTTTCAATTCAATTTCAGTGAAAAAGATGTCTGGACAATGTTCCATAGTCACTGTTTTGACTTTAGTGTTTGGGAAATGTACGGGGCTTTATTTTATGGCGGTAAAGTGGTTATCATACCATCATTTGTAGCGATGGATCCTTCGCGTTACCTACAGGTTTTAAAAAATCATAAAGTAACAGTATTAAACCAGACGCCAACGGCATTTAACAACCTGATGGACGAATGCAGCCGTAAGGACATATATCTAAATGATCTGCGCTACGTAATTTTTGGCGGAGAAGCCCTTGTACCTTTTAAATTGAAAGCATGGAAGGAACAATATCCTGATGTAAAATTGGTAAACATGTACGGAATTACCGAAGTGACTGTCCATGCGACTTACAAGGAAATTGAACTTGAAGATATAGAAGGGAATATAAGCAATATAGGAAAGCCGATTCCAACGACTTCATTATATGTACTGGATGAAAACAGGGAGTTGGTTCCACAAGGGGTTTCTGGAGAGATTTATGTTGGAGGTGCCGGAATAAGCAGAGGTTATCTGAACAAAGAAGAACTGACCAATTCCAAATTCCTGGACAATCCTTATCGCAAAGGAGAACGTTTCTATCGTTCCGGAGATTTGGGAAGATTATTAGAAAACGGCGATTTAGAATATCTGGGACGTATCGACAGTCAGGTGCAGTTAAAAGGCTTTAGAATAGAGCTTAAAGAAATTGAACATAATTTACGTCAGCATGAATCCATACAGGATTGCGTGGTGATCAAAAGAGATTCAGAAGAAGGGCATGCCTATTTGTGTGCGTATTACACAGGAGAAGAAGTTCTGGAAGTAGCAGCACTTAGGGCGCATTTAGGCAAACACCTGCCTAAATATATGATTCCATCTTATTTTGTAAAAATGGAAGAATTTCCGGTTACCTCGAATAATAAAATTGCGATAGCAAAATTGCCGTCAATTGATAAAGAATCATTAGGAGAAACTTATAAAGCGCCAACTACAGAAGAAGAGTCAAAAATGGCGGAAGTATGGGCAGAAGTACTAAAAGTTCCAAAAGTTGGTATACAAGATAATTATTTTAGTTTAGGTGGTGATTCTCTGAAAGCCATTGGATTGATCTCAAATATCAACATCAAACTAAATACATCACTTACAATAGCAGATTTATATTCTTTCCAAACCATTGAAGAATTGGCGCAGAAAATAACAGTTTCGCCAAAAGATGGTTTAAGCAGTTTGATCTATGAAGAAGCACAGGAAGAAGTGCGCCTTTTTGGGGAAGCTTACAGAAAAGAAGGAAAATTTTTAGATTCATACGAAGGGGTTTACCCGATGAATGGCGTCGAAAAAGGAATGGTTTTTCACTCTTTAAAAAGTAAACCCACAAACGTTCATGAAATTGTTTATCATGAGCAGAATATATACGATTACCCGATAAGTAATTTTGATTTTGAACTGTTTAAGCATGCTGTAGGTTTAATGATTGATAAACATACAACGTTGCGCAAGGTTTATGATTTAGAGAATTTTGCGCATATCATCCTGAAGAAAACAGAACCTGAAGTTAATTTTATCGACATTTCTAACCTTGACAGGAAAGAGCAGGAAGCTTTCATAAAAAATAAATTACTGGAAGAGAAAATGAGAATGACAAACCTTTCATTTTCATTATTGTGGCGTATCAATATTATAAAAGTACAAGATGATTACCAATATTTACTGCTGGATTTTCATCATTCTTTCTTTGATGGATGGAGTCTTACAGGGTTTGTTACAGAACTGTCCAGCACTTACTCTATGTTGTTAGAAGATAGAAATTATATTCCAAAACCTTTACAAAGTACCTATAAAGATCAGATTATTGGTGAGTTGGCAGCTGCAAAAGACCAAAATTCAATCAGCTACTGGCAGGAGGAACTGGACGGTTATTCCCGATTTGAATTACCAGTCAAACATTCAGAACATAAATTCAGAAGTGAGTGGTTCAATTTTGGAAAAGATTTTAGAGACCAATTAGAGCAACTTGCCTTAACGTATAATACCAGTTTCAAGCATTTGTGTTTTGCAGCTTATATATATACGATGAATATGTTGAGTTATAAAGATGATGTAACTCTTGGTATCGTTACCAATAACAGACCATTGACATCTGATGGAGACAAACTATTGGGTTGTTTTTTAAATACAATTCCTTTTAGAGCAAAAATACCTGCAGGTCTGACTTGGGGAGGCTATATCAATTACATAGAAGATAAGTTAAGAAAACTAAAGTATCATGAAAGAGTTCCGTTTCATAAAATATTAGAAATTACGAAGGAACCTGCAAATGAGCACAATCCTGTTTTTGATATATCTTTTAATTACATAGACTTCAGACTTTATGCTGAAATACAAAAGACCGATCAAATAGTAAGGCCGAATGAATTTAAGGCATCGAATTTTTATATGAATAATAATACCAGTATAGATTTTCATATATATGCTGATAACAGTGATTTCAGATTAGCTCTAACCCATTCGACAGCAGTTTTTAGCAAAGAAGAAGTACAAAAACTTTCCGGTTACTTTAAATCCATATTAGATCAATTTTTAACTGGTACAGAAGATCTTTTGCAAAAGGAAACAATTCTTCAGGAGTCTGACAAGGAGATAAATAACAGCATAAATAATCTTCTTGATGTTTCTTATCCACAATCTTCCACTATAATTGATCTGTTTGAGTCACAGGTAGAAAAACATCCTAATTCTGTAGCTGTTGTATATGAAGGCGATAAACTCACATATGCTGAATTAAATAATTTGTCCAATATTTTGGCACAAGATTTACGTTCACAGGGTATTGGCCGCAACGACATTGTAGGTTTATTGGTAGACAAGAATGTGTATACCGTTGTTGGAATGTTGGGGATTTTAAAATCCGGAGGTTGTTATCTGCCATTAGATCCGGGTTATCCAGAGGCAAGAATACATTACATGCTGGAAGACAGTAAAACTGCCATTGTGATTACAGATCAGGAACATGAAGGATTGTTGGGAGAATCAGCAGTTAAGAAAATTTTATTAGAAAAAGTTATAGATAAAGACATTCAAGTAGCCAATATTGTGCAGATGAATCGTCCGGAAGATTTGTGTTATATTATCTATACTTCAGGAACTACTGGAAATCCTAAAGGAGTTATGGTAGAGCATGGTAATATTGTACGTCTTTTTTTCAACGATGCGTTTCAATTCAATTTCAGTGAAAAAGATGTCTGGACGATGTTCCATAGCCACTGTTTTGACTTTAGTGTTTGGGAAATGTACGGAGCTTTATTTTATGGCGGTAAAGTGGTTATCATACCATCATTTGTAGCGATGGATCCTTCGCGTTACCTACAGGTTTTAAAAAATCATAAAGTAACAGTATTAAACCAGACGCCAACGGCATTTAACAATCTGATGGACGAATGCAGCCGTAAGGACATATATCTAAATGATCTGCGCTATGTAATTTTTGGCGGGGAAGCGCTTGTGCCTTTTAAATTGAAATCATGGAAGGAACAATATCCAGATGTGAAATTGGTAAACATGTACGGAATTACCGAAGTGACTGTCCATGCTACTTATAAGGAAATCGAACTTGAAGATATAGAAGGGAATATAAGTAATATAGGAAAACCGATTCCAACGACCTCATTATATGTACTGGATGAAAACAGGGAGTTAGTTCCACAAGGGGTTTCTGGAGAGATTTATGTAGGAGGTGCAGGAATAACCAGAGGTTACCTGAACAAAGAAGAACTGACCAATTCCAAATTCCTGGACAACCCTTATCGCAAAGGAGAACGTTTCTATCGTTCCGGCGATTTGGGAAGATTATTAGAAAACGGCGATTTAGAATATCTGGGACGTATCGACAGTCAGGTGCAATTAAAAGGTTTTAGAATAGAACTAAAAGAAATTGAGCATAATTTACGTCAGCATGAATCCATACAGGATTGCGTGGTGATCAAAAGAGATTCAGAAGAAGGGCATGCCTATTTGTGTGCGTATTACACAGGAGAAGAAGTTCTGGAAGTAGCAGCACTTAGGGCGCATTTAGGCAAACACCTGCCTAAATATATGATTCCATCTTATTTTGTAAAAATGGAAGAATTTCCGGTTACCTCGAATAATAAAATTGCGATAGCAAAATTGCCGTCAATTGATAAAGAATCATTAGGAGAAACTTATAAAGCGCCAACTACAGAAGAAGAGTCAAAAATGGCGGAAGTATGGGCAGAAGTACTAAAAGTTCCAAAAGTTGGTATACAAGATAATTATTTTAGTTTAGGTGGTGATTCTCTGAAAGCCATTGGATTGATCTCAAATATCAACATCAAACTAAATACATCACTTACAATAGCAGATTTATATTCTTTCCAAACCATTGAAGAATTGGCGCAGAAGATAACAGTTACGCCAAAAGATGGCCTTAGCAACCTGATCTATGAAGAAGCGCAGGAAGAAGTGCGCCTGTTTGGGGAAGCTTACAGGAAAGAAGGAAAATTTTTAGATTCATACGAAGTGGTTTACCCGATGAATGGTGTCGAAAAAGGAATGGTTTTCGAGTATCTAAAAAGTAAATCAAACGATATTCATGAAATTATTTATCATGAGCAAAATATGTATGATTATCCGGTAAGTAATTTTGATTTTGAACTCTTTAAGCATGCTTTAGGCTTAATGATCGATAAACATACAACGTTGCGCAAGGTCTATGATTTGGAGAATTTTGCACATATCATCCTGAAGAAAGCAGAACCCGAAGTAAATTTTATTGATATTTCTAACCTTGACAGGAAAGAGCAGGAAGCTTTTATAAAAAATAAATTACTGGAAGAAAAGAGGAGAATAACAGACCTTTCATTTTCATTATTGTGGCGTATCAATATTATAAAAGTACGAGATGATTACCAATATTTACTGTTGGATTTTCACCATTCATTATTTGATGGTTGGAGTCTGTCTTCTTTCCTAACAGAATTTCTAAATATGTATTCTACTTTGGTAAAAGATAGAAATTATATTCCGAAACCTTTACAAAGTACCTATAAAGATCAGATTACTGGTGAGCTCGCAGCTGCAAAAGACCAAAATTCAATCAGCTACTGGCAGGACGAGTTAGAAGGTTATTCCCGATTTGAATTGCCATCTACAGAGGCAGAACATGTATTTATAAGCGACGTGTTTGAGTTAGGTAATGATTTTAGAGATGAATTGGAACAACTTGCCGTAGTGTATAATACCAGCTTCAAGCATTTGTGCTTTGCAGCTTATATATATACGATGAACATGTTGACGTATAAAGATGATGTAACACTTGGTATTGTTACCAATAACAGACCATTAACACCTGACGGAGACAGACTTTTGGGTTGCTTTTTAAATACAATTCCTTTTAGGGCAAAAATACCTGCAGGTTTAACTTGGGGAGCTTATATCACATACATAGAAGATAAATTAAGAAAACTAAAATATCATGAAAGAGTTCCGTTTCATAAAATATTAGAAATTACGAAAGAACCATCAGGTCAGCATAATCCTGTTTTTGATGTTGCTTTTAATTATTTAGATTTCCAAATTTTTAAAGAATGGGAAGCATATGATGCCTCAATAGTTTTAGAAGAAGATTCATTATCTGAATTTTATCTGAATGAGCATTTCCCTTTTGGCTTTCATATAGAAGCTCATGATCTTAGACAGGAGCATGGTGGTGTTTATAATAAAAGTTTCAGGTTGTTATTAAGATATTCAACAGCAGTTTTTAGCAAGGAAGACGTAAAAAAGCTTGCTAATTACTTTAAGTTAATATTAGATCAGTTTTTATACAGTCAAACAGCTTTGATGAGAAAAGAAACCATTCTTTCAAAAGCTGACAATGAAGATCGTGAGCTATTAAAAGAGTTTAATTCTACAGCTGTAGAATATGAAGACAATCTAACTGTATTAGATTTATTCAACAAACAAGTTCAGTCTAATCCTGAAAATATAGCAGTTCATTTTGATGGAAAAAAATTAACATATGCTGAGTTAGATAGTATTTCAAATCAGCTGTCTCATGTTTTAATAAAGAAAGGAGTTACCACTGAAACTTTGGTGCCTATATGTGTAGATCGCTCATTTGAGATGATAATTGGAATATTAGGAATTTTAAAGGCTGGTGGCGCCTATGTTCCTATCGATCCTGCGTACCCAAAAAACCGAATAGATTATATTATTGAAGATACAAAACCGATTGTTGTATTAACAGAATCTAAATATCAGCATTTATTTAGTGACACACAACATCTAAATATTGACGATAAATCTATATACGACGAAGCATCAGAGTCATCTCTAAACCTAAATATTCCGGTAACATCACTGGCTTATGTTATTTATACTTCAGGAACTACGGGTAATCCAAAAGGAGTTATGAATCAACATGATGGAATTTATAATCGCCTTTTATGGATGCGTGATTATCTGGAGGTAACAGAAGCTGATAATATATTACAAAAAACAACTTTTTGTTTTGATGTTTCGGTTTGGGAATTATTACTTCCTTTAATATCAGGAGCCAGACTAGTATTTGCAATTCCTGAGGGACATAAAAATTCAAATTATTTACAGGAAGTTATTAGTGAAGAAAAGATCACTATCATGCATTTTGTGCCTTCAGCATTATCAGTTTTTCTGTTGGCATTTGAAAATTTCGGAAGTACAAATTTACGTGCTGTAATATGTAGTGGAGAAGAACTGAAATTAGCAGCTGTAAAAGATTTTAGAAGAAAGTTTAACGGAGTAAAACTTCATAATCTTTACGGACCTACAGAAGCGGCTATCGACGTTACTGCTATTGATCTTACAGCAAATGAGGAAGGAATTGTAACTATTGGAAAACCTATCGCCAATACACAAATTTATATTGTAGACAATAATAACATTCAACCAATAGGAGTTTTGGGAGAATTGCTAATTGGAGGGGTTCAGACTTCACGAGGATATTTGAATAAACCTGAATTAACATCAGAAAAATTTATTGTAAATCCTTTCGACAGTGAGGATAAGTATAAATTATATAAGACAGGAGATTTAGCACGTTGGCTACCTAACGGGACTATTGAATATAAAGGCAGAAATGATCATCAGGTAAAAATTAGAGGTCATCGAATTGAGTTGGGAGAAATAGAAAACGCTTTATTGAATCATCCTCAAATAAAAAATGCTGTAGTAGATTATCGCAGCCGTAATGAAGAAAATTACCTGATTGGATACTTTGTCACTGATTCAGATGAATTGGATATTCAGGAATTGAAAAGTTATTTAAGAATACATGTTCCTGAATACATGATTCCGTTTTATTTCACAAAGTTAGACAAGTTGCCTATTACTGCTAGTGGAAAAATTGATAGAAAATCATTACCGGATCCGGAAACTAAGTTGGATAGAGTAATAGAAATGCCTCGTAACGAAGAAGAAGCCAAAATGTTAGGTATTTGGGCAGAGGCTTTGGGAGTTGATGCTTCGAAAATTAGTGTAACAGATAACTTTTTTGATGTTGGAGGACATTCATTAAATGCAATGAAGCTTAATCTCTTAATCCGAAAAACATTTTCAAAAGACTTTAACCTAAAAGATGTATTTAATTATGCAACTATACGTTTGATGACGCAACAAGTTTCTGATAAAGAAAATATCAAAAAAGATAGTGTAGACCTATTCAAGTTTGATTTTAATCAACTAGATAATTTAGAGGAAAGCACAGTTTATGATGCAACTTTTGAGCAGACTAAAGAGTTTATCAGATTTAGAATAAAAGGTGATCTGGCATTCAATGTAGTCACAGTTTTATCCGTTAATCATATGGATAATGAAATCATGATTAATGCAATATCTAAATTAATAGACAGACATGAAATTCTTAGAACAACATTGTTTTTTGAAAACGGACAGGTAAAACAAAGAATTCATCCAGAAATTGACATTAATGAAATTGTCGAAAACGTAGTTGTACTAGAAGGAGAATCAATAGATGAGGTGCAAAAAAGAGAAATGACTAAGGCCTTTGATAGAAGATTTAATTTTGAGAAAGAGCCAAGTATATCTATAAAAATCTTAAACTTCCCAGGCGAAATCCAAGAAGTTATAATTACGATGCACCATGTCATAGCAGATAAGACTACTATGAAAGTTATGAAATCTGAATTAAATCAGATATATAATAATTTAAAACTAAATACTCACAGAGAATTAATGCCGCCTAAAATTCAGTTTAAAGACTATGCCATATTAGTAAATAAACTGAGGAAAGAAACGGAGCTGTTAACTGAGAATTTTTATGAGGAAAAAATTATGAGAAGCTTATCATTGAATGGCACTCCATATTCTGAGGTTATAAAAGATTCTAACAACAGTTATAAAACAACATTGAAAAATGATATACAAAAATGTTTAGAACTTCAAAATAGAGAGGACGAGCATTTTACAGAAGCATATGGGCATATATATGATATTCTTGAAAAGGAAGATGGAGCACAATATCTTTTTGTAATAGACAATGAAAAACTTGAAAAGTTAGAGAAAATAAGAAACAATTTTGGAACAAGTTATTTTCTATTAATTGTATCTTTTTACTCAATTGCCATTGGAAAAATGAAATCAAAGAAATCAACGGGAATTTTGTTGTCAATAACAAATAGAGTTGTTGAAGAATTTGAAGATGTAATCGGTTATCTGGCTTCTGATATGTTAGCTGTAATTGATGTGGAAAGTGATTTAAGTATAGGGAAATTAGTTAATAGTGTTTCTGATACAATCAACGAAACTTCTAATTATAGATTTTATAATTATGAAAAAATCTTATCTAAACTTGATTTGAATTTAGGTGTTGTCGCACCTGTATTTCTAAATTATGCCAGAATTGATGATAGTTCACCTGCTGAATCAAAATCAAAACATCTGATGAGAGAAAATAATAAATCATATTTTGATGTTAACTGTACAATGCAACATTATGACGACTCAATTCTGATTTATGTAAATTATAAGCTGATGTACCTTGATAACAATCAAATGGAGGAGCTTTGGGAAAAATTTTCATCAATAATTGATCTTATTGAAGAGAATCCAAAAATGACCGTACTTGAATTGATGGAGAAAATATAA